A window from Macaca thibetana thibetana isolate TM-01 chromosome 7, ASM2454274v1, whole genome shotgun sequence encodes these proteins:
- the CHGA gene encoding chromogranin-A isoform X2, which produces MKCIVEVISDTLSKPSPMPVSQECFETLRGDERILSILRHQNLLKELQDLALQGAKERAHQQKKHSGFEDELSEVLENQSSQAELKEAMEEPSSNNAMEKREDSKEAEKSGEATDGARPQALPEPRQESKTEGNNQAPGEEEEEEEEATNTHPPASLPSQKYTAPQAEGDSEGLSQGLVDREKGLSAEPGWQAKREEEEEEEEEAEAGEEAVPEEEGPTAALKPHPSFGYKEIRKGETAPGRSEALAVDGAGKPGAEEAQVPEEKGEQEYSQQKEEEEMAGAPQGLFRGGKSGELEQEEERLSKEWEDSKRWSKMDQLAKELTAEKRLEGQEEEEDNPDRSMKLSFRARAYGFRGPGPQLRQGWRPSSQEDSVEAGLPLQVRGYPEEKKEEEGSANRRPEDQELESLSAIEAELEKVAHQLQALRRG; this is translated from the exons ATGAAATGCATCGTTGAGGTCATCTCCGACACACTTTCCAAGCCCAGCCCCATGCCTGTCAGCCAGGAGTGTTTCGAGACACTCCGAGGAG ATGAACGGATCCTTTCCATTCTGAGACATCAGAATTTACTGAAGGAGCTCCAAGACCTCGCTCTCCAAG GCGCCAAGGAGAGGGCACATCAGCAGAAGAAACACAGCGGTTTTGAAGATGAACTCTCGGAGGTTCTTGAGAACCAGAGCAGCCAGGCCGAGTTGAAAG AGGCGATGGAAGAGCCGTCCTCCAACAATGCTATGGAGAAAAGAGAGGATTccaaggaggcagagaaaagtGGTGAAGCCACAGACGGAGCCAGGCCCCAGGCCCTCCCGGAGCCCAGGCAGGAGTCCAAGACTGAGGGGAACAATCAGGCCCccggggaggaagaggaggaggaggaggaggccaccAACACCCACCCTCCAGCCAGCCTCCCCAGCCAGAAATACACAGCCCCACAGGCCGAGGGGGACAGTGAGGGCCTCTCTCAGGGTCTGGTGGACAGAGAGAAGGGCCTGAGTGCAGAGCCagggtggcaggcaaagagagaagaggaggaggaggaggaggaggaggccgaggctggagaggAGGCTGTCCCTGAGGAAGAAGGCCCCACTGCAGCGCTGAAGCCCCACCCAAGCTTTGGCTACAAGGAGATCCGGAAAGGCGAAA CTGCTCCAGGTCGGTCAGAGGCTCTGGCTGTGGATGGAGCTGGGAAGCCTGGGGCTGAGGAGGCTCAGGTCCCCGAAGAGAAGGGAGAGCAGGAGTACTCCcagcagaaagaggaggaggagatggcgGGGGCCCCGCAAGGCCTCTTCCGGGGTGGGAAGAGCGGGGAGCTGGAGCAGGAAGAGGAGCGGCTCTCCAAGGAGTGGGAGGACTCCAAACGCTGGAGCAAGATGGACCAGCTGGCCAAGGAACTGACGGCTGAGAAGCGGctggaggggcaggaggaggaggaggacaaccCGGACCGTTCCATGAAGCTCTCCTTCCGGGCCCGGGCCTACGGCTTCAGGGGCCCTGGGCCACAGCTGCGACAAGGCTGGAGGCCATCCTCCCAGGAGGACAGCGTTGAGGCGGGCCTGCCCCTCCAGGTTCGAGGCTACcctgaggagaagaaagaggaggaaggcagTGCCAACCGCAGACCAGAG GACCAGGAGCTGGAGAGCCTGTCGGCCATCGAGGCGGAGCTGGAGAAAGTGGCCCACCAGCTGCAGGCACTGCGGCGGGGCTAA
- the CHGA gene encoding chromogranin-A isoform X1 gives MRSAAVLALLLCAGQVTALPVNSPMNKGDTEVMKCIVEVISDTLSKPSPMPVSQECFETLRGDERILSILRHQNLLKELQDLALQGAKERAHQQKKHSGFEDELSEVLENQSSQAELKEAMEEPSSNNAMEKREDSKEAEKSGEATDGARPQALPEPRQESKTEGNNQAPGEEEEEEEEATNTHPPASLPSQKYTAPQAEGDSEGLSQGLVDREKGLSAEPGWQAKREEEEEEEEEAEAGEEAVPEEEGPTAALKPHPSFGYKEIRKGETAPGRSEALAVDGAGKPGAEEAQVPEEKGEQEYSQQKEEEEMAGAPQGLFRGGKSGELEQEEERLSKEWEDSKRWSKMDQLAKELTAEKRLEGQEEEEDNPDRSMKLSFRARAYGFRGPGPQLRQGWRPSSQEDSVEAGLPLQVRGYPEEKKEEEGSANRRPEDQELESLSAIEAELEKVAHQLQALRRG, from the exons ATGCGCTCCGCCGCTGTCCTGGCGCTTCTGCTCTGCGCCGGGCAAG tCACTGCCCTCCCTGTGAACAGCCCTATGAATAAAGGGGACACCGAG GTGATGAAATGCATCGTTGAGGTCATCTCCGACACACTTTCCAAGCCCAGCCCCATGCCTGTCAGCCAGGAGTGTTTCGAGACACTCCGAGGAG ATGAACGGATCCTTTCCATTCTGAGACATCAGAATTTACTGAAGGAGCTCCAAGACCTCGCTCTCCAAG GCGCCAAGGAGAGGGCACATCAGCAGAAGAAACACAGCGGTTTTGAAGATGAACTCTCGGAGGTTCTTGAGAACCAGAGCAGCCAGGCCGAGTTGAAAG AGGCGATGGAAGAGCCGTCCTCCAACAATGCTATGGAGAAAAGAGAGGATTccaaggaggcagagaaaagtGGTGAAGCCACAGACGGAGCCAGGCCCCAGGCCCTCCCGGAGCCCAGGCAGGAGTCCAAGACTGAGGGGAACAATCAGGCCCccggggaggaagaggaggaggaggaggaggccaccAACACCCACCCTCCAGCCAGCCTCCCCAGCCAGAAATACACAGCCCCACAGGCCGAGGGGGACAGTGAGGGCCTCTCTCAGGGTCTGGTGGACAGAGAGAAGGGCCTGAGTGCAGAGCCagggtggcaggcaaagagagaagaggaggaggaggaggaggaggaggccgaggctggagaggAGGCTGTCCCTGAGGAAGAAGGCCCCACTGCAGCGCTGAAGCCCCACCCAAGCTTTGGCTACAAGGAGATCCGGAAAGGCGAAA CTGCTCCAGGTCGGTCAGAGGCTCTGGCTGTGGATGGAGCTGGGAAGCCTGGGGCTGAGGAGGCTCAGGTCCCCGAAGAGAAGGGAGAGCAGGAGTACTCCcagcagaaagaggaggaggagatggcgGGGGCCCCGCAAGGCCTCTTCCGGGGTGGGAAGAGCGGGGAGCTGGAGCAGGAAGAGGAGCGGCTCTCCAAGGAGTGGGAGGACTCCAAACGCTGGAGCAAGATGGACCAGCTGGCCAAGGAACTGACGGCTGAGAAGCGGctggaggggcaggaggaggaggaggacaaccCGGACCGTTCCATGAAGCTCTCCTTCCGGGCCCGGGCCTACGGCTTCAGGGGCCCTGGGCCACAGCTGCGACAAGGCTGGAGGCCATCCTCCCAGGAGGACAGCGTTGAGGCGGGCCTGCCCCTCCAGGTTCGAGGCTACcctgaggagaagaaagaggaggaaggcagTGCCAACCGCAGACCAGAG GACCAGGAGCTGGAGAGCCTGTCGGCCATCGAGGCGGAGCTGGAGAAAGTGGCCCACCAGCTGCAGGCACTGCGGCGGGGCTAA